The Alicyclobacillus macrosporangiidus CPP55 genome segment CATCGATCCAAAGACCAACACGCTCATCCGGCAGGGTGTGCCGGCCATCGTCAACTACTACGACCTGCACGGCCTGGAAGAGGCGCTGCGCATCAAGGACCGGCATGGTGCGCGCGTCACCGTCGTGACGATGGGCCCGCCGTCTGCGGACAAGGCGCTCAAGCAGTGCATCGCCATGGGGGCGGACGAAGGGATCCTGGTCAGCGACCGCGCGTTCGCGGGGGCGGACACCCTCGCTACGTCGTACGTGGTGGCGATGACCATCCGCAAAGTGGAGGAAGCGTGGGGACCGGTCGACATCGTCTTCTGCGGCAAACAGACGCTCGACGGGGATACGGGCCAGGTGGGCCCGGGCGTCGCCTGCCGCCTCGACCTGGAGCAGTTGACCTATGTCGAAAAGGTCGAGCACCTGGACCTCGAGCGGCGGGAGATCATCGTGCATCGGCACCTGGAGGACGGGGTCGAGCGGGTTCGGGCGAAGTTGCCGGTACTCATCACCGCGCTCGCCGAGCTGAATGAACCCCGCCGGGCCAGCCTCCCGGGCGTTCTGCGAGCGGCCCGGTACAAACCGATTGTGTGGACGACCAACGACTTTCCGGACCTGGATCGCAGCAAGATCGGCCTGCGTGGGTCCCCGACCATCGTCGCCAAGACGTGGGTGCCCGAGCCGAGGACGGTCAACACGGAGTACATCCCGGCGGATCATCCGGAGGCCGCCGCCGAAGCTCTGGTGGAACGGCTGTTCGCGAGCGACATCGCGGAAAAACTGGGCTGGGTGCAGGGGGTGCGAGCATGAGCGACGGGAGACAGGCAGAACTCCAGCGCGATGAACCGAAGCGAGATCCCAAACGGCGCAAGCCGATGGTCGGATTGCAGCCGGAGGGAGACGTGGATTGGTCGTCCTACCGGGGCGTTTTGGTCGTGGTGGAACAGCGGGCGGGCGTCGCCAAACCCGTGTCTTGGCAGCTCCTCGGCGAGGGACGCCGGTTGGCCAACAAGCTGGATGCGCCTCTGATGGCGCTGGTCATGGGATACCAGGTGGGGCATCTGGCCCAGGAGGCCATCTACCACGGCGCGGATCGCGTGTATCTGTGTGATTCGCCCGAGCTCCGGGACTACCGCACGAGGCCCTACAGCCGCGTGTGTCTGCACGTGATCCGCGCATTCAAACCGGAGATCGTTCTGATGGGCGCCACCTACACGGGCCGCGATCTCGCGGGCGCCATCGCGACCCACCTGCCGACGGGGCTCACGGCGGACTCGACGATGCTCGACGTGGACGAGGACCGCCTGCTGTTGGCCAGCCGGCCGGCTTTCTCCGAGAAGATGCTGGCCACCATCCTGTGCAAGCAGTTCAAGCCGCAGATGGCCACCGCTCGCGCCGGGGTGTTCGAAGCGCTGCCGCGGGATCCTTCGCGCACCGGCGAGATCGTCACCGTGCCGCCGCAGATTCCGCCCGAGGACATCGCCACGGAGGTGCTGGAGTTCATCGCCGCCACGGACCGCGTCAACCTGGCGGAGGCGGAGGTGATTGTCGCCGGTGGCCGAGGACTCGGCGGACCGTCGGCCTTCGCGATGCTCAAGGAGCTCGCGGATGCATTGGGCGGAGTGGTCGGTGCGTCCCGGGCGGCGGTCGATCTCGGTTGGATCGATCACCGCCATCAGGTCGGCCAGACGGGGACCACGGTGCGGCCCAAGCTCTACTTCGCCATCGGCATCTCCGGCGCGGTGCAGCACGTCGTCGGGATGCAGAACGCGGAGTGCATCATCGCCATCAATAAGGATCCGGCAGCGCCGATCTTTCAGATCGCCCACTACGGCATCGTCGGCGATCTGTTCCAGATCGTCCCGGCCATCACGGAGGCGGTGCGCGCGCGCAAGGCGGCCGGGCGGTTTCGTGCAGACGGGGAGGGCCTGGGCTTTTCCTTGACCGGTGCAGGCTCCGGCGGTCCGGTCCGGGGCGCTGAATGAGTGACAGGGGGGAATGCGCGTGGCGGACGAACGGTTTGACGCCATCGTGGTGGGGGCGGGCCCGGCGGGGACGGCGGCGGCCTACACGATGGCCAAGGCCGGCCTGAAGGTGGCGCTCATCGAACGCGGTGAGTTTCCAGGGGCGAAAAACATCTTCGGCGGCGTATTATACCGCAAGCAGCTCGAGGACCTGATCCCAAATTGGTGGCAGGAGGCGCCTCTGGAGCGGAAGATCGTCGAACAGCGCCTGTGGATCCTCGCCGAGGACAGCGCGGTGACGCTCGGGCATCGCAACCAGCGGTACCATGACCCGCCGAACTGCTGGACAGGACTGCGGGTGAAGTTCGACCCCTGGTTTGCCGGCAAAGCGGAACAGGCGGGGGCGGTTCCCATTTACGAGACGGTGGTCACCGGCCTTCTGCGCGCCGGAGAACGGGTGCGCGGGGTGATCACGGACCGCGACGACGGCGAACTGGAAGCCAACATCACCATCATCGCAGACGGGGTCAACTCGCTCTTGGGCAAACAGCTGATGGTGCACCGGGAGTGGCGGCCGGACGAGGTGTCGCTCGCCGTCAAGGAGATCATCCAGCTGCCCAAGCAGACCATCCAAGACCGGTTCAATCTGGAGGGCGACGAGGGATGCACGATTGAGATCATCGGCCACACCTGCGGCATGGCAGGGCTGGGATTCCTGTATACCAACACCGACACCCTCTCCATCGGCGTCGGCGTGATGGTCAGCGATCTCAAGAAAAAGCGCGTCAAGCCGTACGAGGTGCTGGACGGGCTGAAGCAGCATCCCATGATCTCCCGGCTCATCCAGGGGGGTGAGGTCAAGGAGTATTCCGGCCACCTCATTCCGGAGGGCGGGTTCAACTCCATCCCGGCCTTGGCGGGCGACGGATGGATGATCTGCGGCGACGCGGCGCAGTTGGTCAACGCGGTGCACCGGGAGGGGACGAACCTGGCCATCACCTCCGGGCGCTTGGCGGGGGAGGCGGCCATCCGGGCGCACGAAGTGGGCGACTTCTCCGCAAGCACCCTGGCTGCCTATGACGAGGCCATCCGGGCTTCGTTCATCTACAAGGACCTCAAAAAGTACCGCGGAGTGCACAGCCTGCTGGCTCACGAGGACACAGAACAGTTGTTCAATCATCTGCCGCAGGCGCTCAACGACGCCGCCTACGAAATGCTGTTGGTGGATGGCGTGCCGAAACGCGACAAGCAGCGCAAGGCCATCCGCCGCCTGAAGGAAGCCGCGGGGGGCGCTTATATGGATCTGATTCGCCTTGGCTTAAAAGGGTGGAGGGCGATGAACGGATGAGCGCGAGCATCGAGGAGCGGCTGTTCACCATTCGCTACAAGGCAGACCGGGTGTCTCACTTGATCATCAAGGATCAAGAGGTGTGCCTGGCCTGCCCGACCAAGGAGTGCAACTGGTTCTGCCCGTCGGATGTGTACCTGTGGCACGAAGCGGAGCGCATGACCTCGGTGGCGTACGAGAACTGCATCGAGTGCGGCACCTGCCGGATCGCCTGCCCGGAGTACAACATCGAGTGGCTGTACCCGAAGGGGGGCTACGGCGTCACGTACAAATACGGATGAAAAGAAAGGCGGAGGATGCGTATGATTGACCGCCGCCAGTTTGGTTGTTCGGATGCATTGCCGGTCAAGGTGGCGTTCTCGGACCTGGACAGCCTGATTGACGAGCTGTTGCAGTGCGGGATCCGGGCGGCGCGGTTGGACCTGTTCCGGGTGATCCGCCCGAGCGAGCTGTCGTTCGTCCATTACGTGACGTGGACGTTGTATGTCACCGCCTGGGATCCCGAGAACGGCACCTTGTACGAATATCAGGAGGCTGCGGGGACCACAGTCAGCGCGGATCCGATCGCGGGCGATGCGGTGGAGCCGCTGGCCCCTCGGCAGCGGCTGGAGGCTCTGCGCCGGCGCATGCAGGAGCAGTCCATCGAAGTCCGGCGGGGCCGGTTTGTGATGGACACGGACGGAGCGGAGGGATAGGGAGGTACCGTCGAGTCGGGAACACGGCGCCGACCCTGGGGGTGCATCTGCCCCGGGGACCGGCGCCATTGCATGCGGTTTTGGGGGCGGGATATACTGAAGCCAATCGAATCCATCACCGGAATTTCGCAGGCCGGCGGGCCAGGAGGTGTCGTCCTTGCACCTGTTGTTCGTCTGCACCGGGAACACGTGCCGCAGTCCCATGGCGGCTTTTTTTGCGCAAGCGGAGATCCAACGCCGCAGTCTGCCCTGGACCGTGGAATCGGCCGGCCTGTACGCGGCGGAGGGCATGCCGATGACGCCCGCCGCCGCGGACGCGCTGACCCGCCGCCACATCCCCTTGGCGCCGCATCGGTCCCAGCCTGTGCGGCCGGATCTGGTCGAGAAAGCCGACGTCATCCTCGTCATGACGCAGAGCCAGGCCAAGGACCTGGAGAGCCGATTCCCGGAGGCGAAGGACAAGATCCGGCTGCTCGGAGGCTTCGCGGCGTTTGCGGAACCCGCGGAAGAAGCATCGCAATCGGATGCCGCATCCCCTTCCGGGTGTGATATTGTA includes the following:
- a CDS encoding low molecular weight protein arginine phosphatase gives rise to the protein MHLLFVCTGNTCRSPMAAFFAQAEIQRRSLPWTVESAGLYAAEGMPMTPAAADALTRRHIPLAPHRSQPVRPDLVEKADVILVMTQSQAKDLESRFPEAKDKIRLLGGFAAFAEPAEEASQSDAASPSGCDIVDPFGGLDEHYEACAQQIERSVRGLVNHLLGENKP
- a CDS encoding electron transfer flavoprotein subunit beta/FixA family protein; this translates as MLHLVVCIKQVPDSREIRIDPKTNTLIRQGVPAIVNYYDLHGLEEALRIKDRHGARVTVVTMGPPSADKALKQCIAMGADEGILVSDRAFAGADTLATSYVVAMTIRKVEEAWGPVDIVFCGKQTLDGDTGQVGPGVACRLDLEQLTYVEKVEHLDLERREIIVHRHLEDGVERVRAKLPVLITALAELNEPRRASLPGVLRAARYKPIVWTTNDFPDLDRSKIGLRGSPTIVAKTWVPEPRTVNTEYIPADHPEAAAEALVERLFASDIAEKLGWVQGVRA
- a CDS encoding electron transfer flavoprotein subunit alpha/FixB family protein; the protein is MDWSSYRGVLVVVEQRAGVAKPVSWQLLGEGRRLANKLDAPLMALVMGYQVGHLAQEAIYHGADRVYLCDSPELRDYRTRPYSRVCLHVIRAFKPEIVLMGATYTGRDLAGAIATHLPTGLTADSTMLDVDEDRLLLASRPAFSEKMLATILCKQFKPQMATARAGVFEALPRDPSRTGEIVTVPPQIPPEDIATEVLEFIAATDRVNLAEAEVIVAGGRGLGGPSAFAMLKELADALGGVVGASRAAVDLGWIDHRHQVGQTGTTVRPKLYFAIGISGAVQHVVGMQNAECIIAINKDPAAPIFQIAHYGIVGDLFQIVPAITEAVRARKAAGRFRADGEGLGFSLTGAGSGGPVRGAE
- a CDS encoding ferredoxin family protein, producing the protein MSASIEERLFTIRYKADRVSHLIIKDQEVCLACPTKECNWFCPSDVYLWHEAERMTSVAYENCIECGTCRIACPEYNIEWLYPKGGYGVTYKYG
- a CDS encoding FAD-dependent oxidoreductase; amino-acid sequence: MRVADERFDAIVVGAGPAGTAAAYTMAKAGLKVALIERGEFPGAKNIFGGVLYRKQLEDLIPNWWQEAPLERKIVEQRLWILAEDSAVTLGHRNQRYHDPPNCWTGLRVKFDPWFAGKAEQAGAVPIYETVVTGLLRAGERVRGVITDRDDGELEANITIIADGVNSLLGKQLMVHREWRPDEVSLAVKEIIQLPKQTIQDRFNLEGDEGCTIEIIGHTCGMAGLGFLYTNTDTLSIGVGVMVSDLKKKRVKPYEVLDGLKQHPMISRLIQGGEVKEYSGHLIPEGGFNSIPALAGDGWMICGDAAQLVNAVHREGTNLAITSGRLAGEAAIRAHEVGDFSASTLAAYDEAIRASFIYKDLKKYRGVHSLLAHEDTEQLFNHLPQALNDAAYEMLLVDGVPKRDKQRKAIRRLKEAAGGAYMDLIRLGLKGWRAMNG